In Euzebya sp., a single genomic region encodes these proteins:
- a CDS encoding diguanylate cyclase domain-containing protein, giving the protein MRDPLDAFELTPVADDGVDVVLRGTRRDDGAPVVVRTHAEVPPTPAHRDRLRRQHLAHGAVDHPGVARVRALIDEPQRVAVVLTDPGGVLLDPGGDGVAERAVALADGVAAALQALHAAGRWHLDLHPTDVLITGAGPVLISTGAAAPAEGPLPDPVGAHHPGRAPERSGWLRLDVDSRTDQYGLGALVYACLTGRAPHADHAGPELEGSQVARRPPTAREVNPAADPTLSDVVDRMIAVDPARRYQGWTALRRALAACGGGGAADGPVAADPRVPTRFDLSGRLVGRDDEVSALLQAWRQARATGTPRLVVVRGESGVGKSALVAEAVRALSAAGVVSGVAAFDLLEVGATPFTAVAQAVAEVVDHVLGEPDEVLEGVRSAVLGHLRDDHALAATLMPRLVDLTGPAPADGSEDGEHRGASFGSQRRRAVRAVVATLRAFLDAGLDLAVVLDDLPRADAGTLQLIGQLLTAPELGPLLLIATARDVEDAAVRARLDEALARWEATDAVTQVPLAPISADAVAELVAKATGTDVDVARPLADAVVDRSGGNPLLTRVYLDELHQRGTVTYDEQRDRWRWDLEEVDRHLLAASAPDLIAERVERAGPGVAELLETAAHAGGSLDLPLLADVLGIDEAVVAALVEAAVDSGLVRREPRDHTHHFAHDRIREVVLARVPEVDRAAMHLRIGRQLRARIDDPARVRATTLFGAVGQLRRAVDLIDDREEILDLRDLCEVAAARAHRAGGYDTALELQQTAIALHDAHGPEPAGDQLLRLAAHNALLAGEPELVQHLCDRALAVTSDPSARARVHVLLLHLWWQQNLPREMLKALRRTLEELGQPIPERTSLTDVVTELAATARALRGRRAEDLLALPPSEDPTLNTVMRVALAASNAAYVHEPLTLAVLAMRGTRQTLERGVAADSGYAVAVYGMVLAGVLGRLRSGYDFGRVGVELSRDPRSAALGGTTFVHQGMVAHWVRPLAETLEPLEASFRRGLAAGDIGYPVAGLFWHDLHALLVGRPLDTVIADLDEHIALTAELQLGANLERLVVVRQVAEELVDAPGDVLVDGASFSSTRWLEDHPRPTDLRLWIHALRGFVALRHGRLDDALAAVEGGHGLSRTAPGQAVVALQALNEGVVWAATSRGAARAERARRLARATAALARLRRWRAHAPANHAHRVAWVTAEIAAATGRRPQAMAGFERAAALAAQHGWLSDLGVICDRAASFHAAAGQDQLARHYAQRALAAHRSWRADALVAAVEARWPDVVAADRAIASGGRGEAGLADGGVTRGAGQTAGALLGRLIEVLVERSGATRGFLVLPADGGLAVAAAAHVDGADVVVEPDPAGDLDAHRGLSTATVRYVARTRRPVQIDDVAADRAPRLDPGLAASGARSLLCLPLTTPTGLTGVLHLVNELTTHAFDAERLEALRVLSVQAAIAVENHRLTTDTERLSRDLQDVREAANRLAEQALTDPLTGLPNRHLLEARLGEALAAAADGTSAPAVLFCDLDGFKAVNDTLGHQAGDAVLIDLARRMAAVVGPDDVVARVGGDEFVVLVAADPGPEELTALAEAIEEACTHTVPSADGGIGVGVSVGAARPHTGETTAALLARADAAMYAAKVAGGGRVVVDDERRVRARRAEDPPPGA; this is encoded by the coding sequence ATGCGTGATCCGCTCGACGCCTTCGAGCTGACCCCCGTCGCCGACGACGGCGTCGACGTGGTCCTCCGCGGCACGCGTCGCGACGACGGCGCACCCGTCGTGGTCCGGACCCACGCCGAGGTGCCGCCCACCCCGGCGCACCGGGACCGGCTCCGCCGCCAGCACCTCGCCCACGGCGCCGTCGACCACCCGGGGGTCGCCCGGGTCCGGGCACTCATCGACGAGCCGCAGCGGGTCGCCGTCGTCCTGACCGACCCCGGCGGCGTGCTGCTCGATCCCGGGGGGGACGGGGTCGCAGAGCGCGCGGTGGCGTTGGCGGACGGCGTCGCCGCGGCGTTGCAGGCCCTGCACGCCGCCGGCCGCTGGCACCTGGACCTGCACCCGACCGACGTCCTGATCACCGGCGCCGGTCCGGTGCTCATCTCGACGGGGGCCGCCGCGCCCGCCGAGGGTCCCCTCCCCGACCCGGTCGGGGCGCACCACCCCGGCCGGGCGCCGGAGCGGTCGGGGTGGCTGCGCCTCGACGTCGACAGCCGGACCGACCAGTACGGCCTCGGGGCCCTCGTGTACGCGTGCCTGACCGGCCGGGCGCCCCACGCCGACCACGCCGGGCCGGAACTCGAGGGCTCCCAGGTCGCCCGACGGCCACCGACCGCACGGGAGGTCAACCCAGCGGCAGACCCCACGCTGTCCGACGTGGTCGACCGCATGATCGCCGTCGACCCGGCCCGGCGGTACCAGGGGTGGACCGCGCTGCGTCGCGCCCTCGCGGCCTGCGGCGGGGGCGGGGCAGCCGACGGGCCGGTGGCCGCCGACCCGCGGGTCCCCACCCGGTTCGACCTGTCGGGCCGCCTGGTCGGTCGCGACGACGAGGTCTCCGCGCTGCTGCAGGCGTGGCGGCAGGCGCGCGCGACGGGCACCCCGCGGCTGGTGGTCGTGCGCGGCGAGTCGGGCGTCGGCAAGTCCGCCCTGGTGGCCGAGGCCGTGCGGGCGCTGTCGGCCGCCGGGGTCGTGTCGGGCGTCGCCGCCTTCGACCTGCTCGAGGTCGGCGCGACGCCGTTCACCGCCGTCGCCCAGGCCGTCGCCGAGGTCGTCGACCACGTCCTCGGCGAGCCCGACGAGGTCCTCGAGGGCGTGCGGTCGGCCGTGCTCGGCCACCTGCGGGACGACCACGCCCTGGCCGCGACGCTCATGCCCCGGCTCGTGGACCTGACCGGACCGGCCCCGGCAGACGGGTCGGAGGACGGTGAGCACCGCGGCGCCAGCTTCGGGAGCCAGCGCCGCCGCGCCGTCCGCGCCGTGGTCGCGACGCTGCGGGCGTTCCTCGACGCCGGGCTCGACCTCGCCGTGGTCCTCGACGACCTCCCGCGCGCCGACGCGGGGACCCTCCAGCTGATCGGCCAGCTGCTCACCGCGCCCGAGCTCGGGCCGCTCCTGCTGATCGCCACCGCCCGCGACGTCGAGGATGCAGCCGTGCGGGCACGCCTCGACGAGGCGCTCGCCCGGTGGGAGGCCACCGACGCGGTCACGCAGGTGCCGCTGGCACCCATCTCGGCGGACGCCGTCGCCGAGCTGGTCGCCAAGGCGACCGGTACCGACGTCGACGTGGCCCGGCCGCTGGCGGACGCCGTCGTCGACCGGTCCGGCGGCAACCCGCTGCTGACCCGCGTCTACCTCGACGAGCTGCACCAACGCGGGACGGTCACCTACGACGAGCAGCGGGATCGGTGGCGCTGGGACCTCGAGGAGGTGGATCGGCACCTGCTGGCGGCGTCGGCACCGGACCTCATCGCCGAGCGGGTCGAGCGTGCCGGGCCGGGGGTCGCCGAGCTGCTCGAGACCGCCGCCCACGCGGGAGGGAGCCTGGACCTGCCCCTGCTCGCCGACGTGCTCGGCATCGACGAGGCGGTGGTCGCGGCGCTGGTCGAGGCCGCGGTCGACTCCGGGTTGGTGCGTCGGGAGCCGCGGGACCACACCCACCACTTCGCCCACGACCGGATCCGCGAGGTCGTCCTCGCGCGGGTGCCCGAGGTCGACCGGGCCGCCATGCACCTGCGGATCGGCCGCCAGCTGCGCGCCCGCATCGACGATCCGGCGCGCGTCCGGGCGACGACGCTGTTCGGCGCGGTGGGCCAGCTGCGGCGGGCCGTCGACCTGATCGACGACCGCGAGGAGATCCTCGACCTGCGCGACCTCTGCGAGGTCGCCGCCGCGCGCGCCCACCGCGCCGGCGGGTACGACACCGCCCTCGAGCTGCAGCAGACCGCGATCGCGCTCCACGACGCCCACGGGCCCGAGCCGGCGGGCGACCAGCTGCTCAGGCTGGCCGCGCACAACGCCCTCCTGGCCGGTGAGCCCGAGCTCGTCCAGCACCTCTGCGACCGTGCGCTCGCCGTCACCTCCGACCCGTCCGCCCGTGCCCGGGTCCACGTGCTGCTGCTCCACCTGTGGTGGCAGCAGAACCTGCCGCGGGAGATGCTGAAGGCGCTGCGCCGCACCCTCGAGGAGCTCGGCCAGCCGATCCCCGAGCGCACCTCGCTCACCGACGTGGTCACCGAGCTCGCGGCCACCGCGCGCGCCCTCCGCGGACGGCGGGCGGAGGACCTCCTCGCCCTGCCCCCGAGCGAGGACCCCACCCTGAACACGGTGATGCGGGTGGCACTCGCCGCGTCGAACGCCGCCTACGTCCACGAGCCGCTCACGCTGGCGGTCCTCGCGATGCGGGGGACCAGGCAGACCCTCGAGCGCGGCGTGGCCGCGGATTCCGGATACGCGGTGGCCGTGTACGGCATGGTGCTGGCGGGGGTGCTCGGGCGCCTCCGGTCCGGGTACGACTTCGGTCGCGTCGGCGTCGAGCTGTCCCGCGATCCGCGCTCGGCCGCGCTCGGCGGCACCACGTTCGTCCACCAGGGGATGGTCGCGCACTGGGTCCGCCCGCTCGCGGAGACCCTGGAGCCGCTCGAGGCGTCGTTCCGCCGCGGGCTGGCCGCAGGGGACATCGGCTACCCGGTGGCCGGGCTGTTCTGGCACGACCTCCACGCCCTGCTGGTCGGCCGCCCGCTCGACACGGTGATCGCGGACCTCGACGAGCACATCGCCCTGACCGCCGAGCTGCAGCTCGGCGCGAACCTCGAACGGCTCGTCGTCGTCCGCCAGGTCGCCGAGGAGCTCGTCGACGCGCCCGGGGACGTGCTGGTCGACGGCGCGTCGTTCTCCTCCACCCGGTGGCTGGAGGACCACCCGCGACCCACCGACCTGCGCCTGTGGATCCACGCGCTGCGCGGCTTCGTCGCGCTCCGCCACGGCCGCCTCGACGACGCGCTCGCGGCCGTCGAGGGCGGGCACGGCCTGTCCCGCACCGCTCCCGGGCAGGCGGTCGTCGCCCTGCAGGCCCTCAACGAGGGGGTGGTGTGGGCCGCCACGTCGCGGGGCGCAGCGCGCGCCGAGCGGGCACGTCGGCTGGCCCGCGCGACGGCGGCGCTGGCCCGACTGCGCCGCTGGCGCGCGCACGCGCCGGCCAACCACGCCCACCGGGTGGCCTGGGTCACCGCGGAGATCGCGGCGGCGACCGGACGGCGGCCGCAGGCGATGGCCGGGTTCGAGCGGGCGGCCGCGCTCGCCGCCCAGCACGGCTGGCTGTCGGATCTCGGTGTGATCTGCGATCGCGCCGCGTCGTTCCACGCAGCGGCCGGGCAGGACCAGCTGGCTCGGCACTACGCGCAGCGGGCCCTGGCCGCCCACCGGTCGTGGCGAGCCGACGCCCTCGTCGCCGCGGTGGAGGCCCGGTGGCCCGACGTGGTGGCGGCGGACCGCGCGATCGCGAGCGGGGGCCGGGGCGAGGCCGGCCTCGCCGACGGCGGCGTGACCCGGGGGGCCGGCCAGACCGCCGGGGCGCTGCTGGGTCGGCTCATCGAGGTGCTGGTCGAGCGCTCCGGCGCCACCCGCGGCTTCCTGGTCCTCCCCGCCGACGGCGGCCTCGCGGTGGCGGCTGCCGCCCACGTGGACGGGGCGGACGTGGTCGTCGAGCCCGACCCGGCCGGCGACCTGGACGCCCACCGGGGGCTCAGCACCGCGACGGTCCGCTACGTCGCCCGGACCCGACGGCCGGTGCAGATCGACGACGTCGCCGCGGACCGGGCACCCCGGCTCGACCCGGGCCTCGCCGCGAGCGGCGCGCGGTCGCTGCTGTGCCTGCCGCTGACCACCCCGACGGGGCTCACCGGCGTGCTCCACCTGGTCAACGAGCTCACCACCCACGCCTTCGACGCCGAGCGGCTCGAGGCCCTGCGCGTCCTGAGCGTCCAGGCGGCGATCGCCGTGGAGAACCACCGGCTGACGACCGACACCGAACGGCTCAGCCGGGACCTGCAGGACGTCCGGGAGGCCGCCAACCGCCTGGCCGAGCAGGCCCTGACCGATCCCCTCACCGGGCTGCCGAACCGCCACCTGCTCGAGGCGCGCCTGGGGGAGGCGCTGGCTGCCGCAGCGGACGGGACGTCCGCCCCCGCCGTGCTGTTCTGCGACCTCGACGGGTTCAAGGCCGTGAACGACACGCTCGGGCACCAGGCGGGCGACGCGGTCCTCATCGACCTCGCACGGCGGATGGCCGCCGTGGTCGGACCCGACGACGTGGTCGCGCGCGTGGGCGGCGACGAGTTCGTCGTGCTGGTGGCGGCCGATCCCGGTCCCGAGGAGCTGACCGCGCTGGCCGAGGCCATCGAGGAGGCGTGCACCCACACCGTCCCGTCGGCGGATGGCGGGATCGGTGTCGGCGTCTCGGTCGGCGCCGCCCGGCCCCACACCGGCGAGACCACCGCGGCCCTGCTCGCACGGGCCGACGCGGCGATGTACGCCGCGAAGGTCGCGGGCGGCGGCCGGGTGGTGGTCGACGACGAACGCCGTGTGCGGGCCCGCCGCGCCGAGGACCCGCCGCCGGGGGCGTGA
- a CDS encoding Type 1 glutamine amidotransferase-like domain-containing protein yields the protein MTAPGPLALLGGGEHREPCRPVDRWLLERTGVARPRVVVVPAASLPGTRPATIALARTWWASLGARATAVAPEDVTAAVDAVAAADVVVLTGGVPAALVRRLGASPVWDAIVERWRAGAALSGSSAGAMAMMAWRLRLVPPSPFGLTPGLGPLEGYVVVPHFDRLVARSSVMRRVAVRRQRSYDGLAVLGIDEGTGVVSHGGEHLVLGAGAATTIDADGWHQHPSGSATPALLGPPALAGPLTPVRAA from the coding sequence GTGACCGCCCCGGGGCCCCTGGCGCTGCTCGGCGGCGGTGAGCACCGCGAGCCCTGCCGCCCCGTCGACCGCTGGCTGCTCGAGCGGACCGGCGTCGCCCGCCCCCGCGTGGTCGTCGTGCCGGCCGCGTCGCTGCCCGGCACCCGCCCGGCCACGATCGCCCTGGCCCGGACCTGGTGGGCATCTCTCGGCGCCCGCGCCACCGCGGTCGCGCCGGAGGACGTCACCGCCGCCGTCGACGCGGTCGCCGCCGCCGACGTGGTCGTGCTGACCGGCGGGGTCCCCGCCGCCCTGGTCCGCCGGCTGGGCGCGTCGCCGGTGTGGGACGCGATCGTGGAGCGGTGGCGCGCCGGCGCCGCGCTGTCCGGCTCCTCCGCCGGGGCGATGGCGATGATGGCGTGGCGGCTCCGGCTGGTCCCGCCGTCCCCGTTCGGGCTGACCCCCGGCCTCGGACCGCTCGAGGGGTACGTCGTGGTCCCCCACTTCGACCGGCTCGTCGCCCGCTCCTCGGTCATGCGGCGCGTCGCCGTCCGGCGGCAGCGCAGCTACGACGGCCTCGCCGTCCTCGGCATCGACGAGGGGACCGGCGTGGTCAGCCACGGCGGCGAGCACCTGGTCCTGGGCGCCGGCGCCGCCACCACGATCGACGCCGACGGGTGGCACCAGCACCCCTCCGGCTCGGCCACGCCGGCCCTTCTGGGCCCGCCGGCGCTCGCCGGACCCCTCACCCCCGTCCGAGCGGCCTGA